A genomic stretch from Thermostichus vulcanus str. 'Rupite' includes:
- a CDS encoding PqqD family peptide modification chaperone: MSVLKTAPAITVDSTVVCAGNQVSSSLEDGAVLLDLDSGVYYGFNPIGFHIWTLMKSPIRIGHLLNCLLEDYEVDPQVCEQEVLDLARSLASEGLIQVVTAACP; the protein is encoded by the coding sequence ATGAGCGTGTTGAAAACTGCACCTGCTATCACGGTTGACAGCACTGTTGTGTGTGCCGGCAATCAGGTTTCCTCCTCTCTGGAAGATGGAGCTGTCTTACTGGATTTGGATTCTGGGGTTTACTACGGCTTCAACCCTATTGGCTTTCATATTTGGACTCTCATGAAGAGCCCAATTCGAATCGGTCATCTTCTCAACTGCTTGCTAGAGGACTACGAGGTGGATCCGCAGGTGTGCGAACAGGAGGTGCTGGATCTAGCCCGATCGCTTGCTTCGGAAGGGTTAATTCAGGTTGTAACCGCAGCCTGTCCTTGA
- a CDS encoding WecB/TagA/CpsF family glycosyltransferase yields MMSTHLQILPPSVPTKVLGQVFAVDLLGRQLHCMTAPALVEEIWQACRYNQRRVIAHCNVHGFNLSMICPRFYRFLQSADIVHCDGIGILKAIGYLGKLKLPVEYRVSYTILMPLLLERCQREGLSLYLLGGSPTHLEKALSHLRLLYPRLQVTGHHGYFAAEDPEENAAIVESIRASGCQILIVGMGMPRQEYWIEHHRDHLAVNAILSGGAVIDRLAGVVPDCPKWLSDVGLEWLYRLSREPRRLSVRYLLGNPTFVLTLALARLQGFRVSWVEQTDPAERTLPVSSSWRVQSPEEAKIRLLGQMLTESGILKPTQVEQALVEHQLTGRPFREVVLHHGWALEAALEVVTEKLLRTEIPR; encoded by the coding sequence ATGATGTCCACTCATTTGCAAATTCTGCCGCCCTCTGTTCCGACGAAAGTGTTGGGGCAGGTGTTTGCTGTGGACTTGCTGGGGCGTCAACTGCACTGCATGACGGCTCCCGCTTTGGTGGAAGAAATCTGGCAAGCCTGTCGCTACAACCAGCGGCGGGTGATTGCCCACTGCAATGTGCATGGGTTCAATCTTTCAATGATCTGCCCCCGGTTCTATCGCTTCTTGCAATCAGCGGATATTGTCCATTGCGACGGTATTGGCATTCTCAAGGCGATTGGCTACTTGGGCAAGCTGAAGCTGCCTGTAGAGTATCGAGTCTCTTACACCATCCTCATGCCACTCCTGCTGGAGCGTTGCCAACGGGAAGGATTGTCTCTGTACTTGCTGGGGGGGAGCCCAACTCATTTGGAGAAGGCTCTGAGCCATTTGCGGCTGCTTTATCCTCGTCTGCAGGTAACAGGGCACCATGGTTACTTTGCTGCAGAGGATCCCGAAGAGAATGCAGCCATTGTGGAATCGATTCGCGCCAGCGGCTGCCAGATCTTGATCGTCGGCATGGGTATGCCCAGACAAGAGTACTGGATTGAACACCATCGGGATCACCTGGCTGTGAATGCAATTCTTTCCGGTGGGGCAGTGATTGACCGCTTGGCGGGAGTCGTACCCGATTGTCCGAAGTGGCTATCCGATGTGGGCTTGGAGTGGTTGTATCGGCTGTCTCGTGAGCCACGGCGATTATCCGTCCGCTATCTGCTGGGAAACCCTACGTTTGTCTTGACGTTGGCTTTGGCTCGCTTACAAGGGTTTCGGGTGTCTTGGGTTGAGCAAACTGATCCCGCAGAACGGACTCTTCCGGTCTCCTCCTCTTGGCGAGTGCAGTCTCCTGAAGAAGCCAAGATTCGCCTTTTGGGTCAAATGCTGACTGAGTCAGGGATCCTCAAACCCACCCAAGTGGAGCAAGCCCTGGTGGAGCACCAGTTGACAGGCAGGCCGTTTCGAGAGGTTGTCTTACACCACGGTTGGGCACTGGAAGCAGCCTTGGAAGTAGTGACCGAGAAGTTGCTGCGGACGGAGATACCCAGGTGA
- a CDS encoding glycosyltransferase family 4 protein, translating to MKIWHALYQSKTGTGTLQVVLDLQASAQAAGHTVSILARDAQVFAEAGAERFFTGNKLWDWLRFGQRIAQDSPDLVHVHDRYCSLLLRGIPNRPPSVQTNHIAYTTRRRFTLLADVVVGCSEAMDRHHAEFFNLPSHRRAVIQNGITARLPDPEQVAQLRQSLPGQGKKLCLTVARLEPEKGHRYLLEAIAGLDPALRKEWRFVMAGSGSLENALQKQAQQLGLDADVFWVGHTSQVPEWLALAEVFVLPSLLEGLPLSLLEAMAAGLACLATDVGGTAEALHPQRNGLLIPPEDVPALREGLTQLLGNAQLRRQLGQAAHADYQRHWRFERTWQQYEALYQRLHCAALHSPTLSPDSLTPRLP from the coding sequence ATGAAGATCTGGCATGCTCTTTACCAATCGAAAACCGGCACAGGCACCCTTCAAGTGGTGCTGGACTTACAGGCATCGGCACAGGCAGCAGGCCACACGGTATCCATCCTCGCTAGAGATGCACAGGTGTTTGCAGAAGCCGGGGCAGAACGGTTTTTCACGGGCAACAAGCTTTGGGATTGGCTGCGGTTTGGGCAGCGAATCGCCCAAGATTCTCCTGATCTGGTGCATGTGCATGATCGCTATTGCTCCCTGCTGTTGCGAGGGATCCCGAATCGCCCCCCCAGTGTGCAAACCAACCACATTGCCTATACCACCCGTCGCCGCTTCACGCTTTTGGCAGATGTTGTGGTTGGGTGCTCTGAGGCGATGGATCGTCACCATGCTGAGTTTTTTAACCTGCCATCTCACCGTCGAGCCGTTATTCAAAATGGCATCACAGCCCGTTTGCCCGATCCAGAGCAGGTGGCCCAGTTGCGGCAATCTTTGCCAGGACAGGGAAAAAAGCTTTGCCTGACGGTTGCCCGACTGGAACCGGAAAAAGGACACCGCTATTTGCTAGAGGCTATTGCTGGACTGGATCCCGCTCTGCGCAAAGAATGGCGGTTTGTAATGGCGGGTTCTGGCTCTCTGGAAAATGCTCTCCAGAAGCAAGCGCAGCAGTTGGGCTTGGACGCCGACGTGTTTTGGGTCGGCCACACGTCTCAGGTGCCGGAGTGGCTGGCTTTGGCTGAGGTGTTCGTCTTGCCTTCTCTCCTAGAAGGGTTGCCTCTTTCTCTTCTGGAAGCGATGGCGGCTGGGCTGGCTTGTTTGGCAACAGATGTGGGTGGTACTGCTGAGGCCTTGCATCCGCAGCGAAATGGGTTGTTGATCCCGCCAGAAGATGTGCCTGCCCTACGGGAAGGGTTGACCCAACTGTTGGGAAATGCCCAACTGCGCAGACAGCTTGGGCAAGCTGCTCATGCCGATTACCAGCGCCATTGGCGGTTTGAGCGCACTTGGCAACAGTACGAAGCTCTCTATCAGCGCTTGCACTGCGCCGCCTTGCATTCCCCTACTCTCTCACCTGATTCTCTTACCCCGCGACTGCCATGA
- a CDS encoding GumC family protein, with product MTFDSAYAMPVRRPLPERVIRAFLPESWLFLLVLIAVLGPAVYWIRRIPPIYQAHSELLIESPRSVERLVSGANNSGVSNLDTVGDRVNPINNQIALIRSTPIFEKALEQAGLERQEVPQGALGVKLLGGTDLVEISYSSTDPELPPKVVAAITEVYIQENLRLNRERASQARRALERQLPELQEDLRKAQDALEAFQQENRFLGGGNETADVARTLNDMRQRVQAAQVELSSTVQRMESLQSQLPEDPDAALRIVGLSRDPNFQALRADLVKAETELAQLQSRYTDQNPQVLSALEKRERLANLLRDYSIRALGEQAGSDLAIPDPVQQGLVEKWFELGVERAAQNARLGQLNSQFAEIQSRYDALPQLVKEHTQLQLALDRARQTYLIFSENLASSRILEQQSLGNVRVIEPPSQRSVPIGPNRKPLYAVALVLGTLTGLGAVWAKVATNNRLCTLPELRDILPLPVLSAVPWGGVEKLAASAGRDNPLLDGYQTLQAHMRMLPREVHTIAIASWSRPEGSGLVAENLALLEAQIRRRVLLVRANTHEMGSPHLSRFDATTLEERDLKDPAEEERQWREWLQTQTAENPNGSKTGAELRGFDVLTYQVGLSVSAYKKWSMLLDRLRKRYDLVILDCPPVSQGSAATLLASLCDGVLWVAAPRQLGRRGAAAAAETLRTWDTRLLGQVVVGTGAHAVVNGHPRLGKPKAQSLLTEGV from the coding sequence ATGACTTTTGATTCCGCCTACGCTATGCCTGTGCGTCGTCCCCTGCCGGAACGGGTAATCCGTGCTTTCTTACCAGAATCTTGGTTGTTTCTGCTGGTTCTGATCGCCGTGTTGGGGCCGGCGGTGTACTGGATTCGGCGCATCCCTCCCATTTACCAGGCCCATTCGGAATTGTTGATTGAGTCCCCGCGCAGTGTGGAGCGCTTGGTTTCAGGGGCGAATAACTCGGGGGTGAGTAACCTCGATACAGTTGGGGATCGGGTTAACCCGATCAACAACCAAATCGCCCTGATCCGTTCCACTCCCATTTTTGAAAAGGCTCTTGAGCAGGCAGGGCTGGAGCGGCAAGAGGTTCCCCAAGGGGCGCTCGGAGTGAAGCTGCTAGGGGGGACTGACCTAGTGGAAATCAGCTATTCCTCCACAGATCCAGAATTGCCACCGAAGGTTGTCGCTGCCATCACTGAGGTTTACATACAAGAAAACCTACGACTGAACCGAGAGAGAGCATCTCAGGCGCGGCGAGCCCTGGAACGCCAATTACCAGAGCTACAGGAGGATCTGCGCAAAGCCCAAGATGCGCTAGAAGCCTTCCAACAGGAAAATCGTTTTTTGGGCGGTGGTAATGAAACAGCGGATGTGGCTCGTACCCTGAATGACATGCGCCAGCGGGTGCAAGCGGCTCAGGTGGAGCTTTCTTCAACCGTACAGCGGATGGAAAGCCTGCAAAGTCAGCTTCCAGAGGATCCCGATGCTGCATTACGGATTGTCGGTCTGAGTCGGGATCCCAACTTTCAAGCGTTGCGAGCAGATCTGGTCAAAGCAGAGACGGAATTGGCTCAGTTGCAATCCCGGTACACTGATCAAAATCCCCAGGTGCTCAGTGCTTTGGAAAAAAGAGAGCGCTTAGCCAATCTGCTTCGAGACTATTCCATACGGGCTTTGGGGGAGCAAGCCGGATCCGATCTGGCCATTCCGGATCCCGTTCAGCAGGGTTTGGTTGAGAAATGGTTTGAGCTTGGGGTAGAACGTGCGGCTCAAAATGCCCGCCTAGGTCAACTAAACAGCCAGTTTGCGGAGATTCAGAGCCGTTATGATGCGTTGCCTCAGTTGGTGAAAGAGCATACCCAGCTGCAACTGGCTTTGGATCGAGCCCGCCAGACCTACTTGATCTTCAGCGAAAACCTTGCCTCTAGCCGTATTCTCGAGCAACAAAGCTTGGGTAATGTGCGGGTGATTGAGCCCCCCAGTCAGCGAAGCGTTCCGATTGGCCCCAATCGCAAACCTCTTTATGCTGTGGCACTGGTTTTAGGCACTCTCACAGGACTGGGGGCAGTATGGGCTAAGGTCGCCACCAACAACAGGCTGTGTACTCTACCGGAGTTGCGAGATATTCTGCCGTTGCCTGTCCTCAGTGCGGTGCCCTGGGGGGGAGTTGAGAAGCTGGCGGCTAGTGCCGGAAGGGACAACCCTCTGCTGGATGGCTATCAAACTTTGCAAGCCCACATGCGTATGCTGCCTCGAGAAGTGCATACCATTGCCATTGCCAGTTGGTCTCGCCCCGAAGGGAGTGGGCTGGTGGCTGAAAACCTAGCCCTGCTGGAAGCGCAAATTCGTCGCCGAGTTTTGCTGGTACGGGCCAATACCCATGAGATGGGATCCCCTCATTTGAGCCGTTTTGATGCCACTACTCTGGAGGAGCGAGATTTAAAAGATCCGGCAGAAGAGGAACGGCAATGGCGGGAGTGGCTACAAACTCAAACCGCAGAGAACCCCAATGGTTCTAAGACCGGTGCCGAATTACGCGGATTCGATGTGTTGACTTATCAAGTGGGGCTTTCCGTTTCTGCCTACAAAAAATGGTCAATGCTTTTGGATCGGTTGCGCAAGCGGTATGACTTGGTGATTTTGGATTGTCCACCCGTTTCCCAAGGCTCAGCCGCGACGTTACTGGCTTCTTTGTGTGATGGAGTACTCTGGGTCGCAGCTCCGCGGCAATTGGGGCGAAGGGGAGCAGCAGCAGCAGCGGAAACCTTACGGACTTGGGATACCCGCCTACTGGGTCAAGTTGTGGTGGGAACAGGTGCTCATGCTGTTGTCAATGGACATCCTCGATTGGGCAAACCCAAAGCCCAAAGCCTATTGACTGAGGGAGTTTAG
- a CDS encoding O-antigen ligase family protein, with the protein MLKAPLPQSLKAEAEWLPELFSQGMPDQHAESVIFWTIALVPLWWILGIQIMVYPLVGGYLLLRSWYRPQPVPLLVGWHLWCGYIVAWLVSLLINLALGVAEVGRSLTALGAILGVWVLTVAVWYAVRRLRVRFQVVVRAACIVGLCQLIAVVIGEGYLRLTGSLLETRSLVTIVWPSIPARVFFEAQLYGLDRIAWEVDPVLVPRLKSFYYWSPLAGTMSLILSQIALTEESRFWRWVGLIGAVLTLRFSAARMAQLAFGAATLISLWFGSRWGRRIMNWLAIPLAATSPFLIGGFTWYLFNYRRDSFTLRQEMYREAFEAFLDSPFFGYGAQGHSRITHHPLGSHSQVLSSLYQTGAIGSTLLILAWLAIAVALVNWVLKHPHLSPCLGAWVGLTFVMLTEEYHAASVTAFTLSAWLGCAWNWGEQAIRRQWLPPWWQEPPFPWQQRV; encoded by the coding sequence ATGTTAAAGGCTCCCCTTCCCCAGTCTTTGAAGGCTGAGGCCGAGTGGCTTCCTGAGTTGTTCAGCCAGGGAATGCCTGATCAACACGCCGAAAGCGTGATCTTTTGGACGATTGCTTTGGTGCCGCTTTGGTGGATTCTGGGCATTCAAATTATGGTTTACCCACTGGTGGGGGGATATTTGCTGTTGCGCAGTTGGTATCGCCCACAGCCAGTTCCATTGTTGGTGGGATGGCACCTCTGGTGTGGTTACATCGTCGCCTGGCTGGTTTCGCTGCTGATTAATTTGGCTTTAGGGGTAGCAGAGGTAGGTCGTAGCCTCACGGCTTTGGGAGCGATCTTGGGCGTTTGGGTGCTGACGGTGGCGGTTTGGTACGCTGTGCGTCGGTTGCGGGTTCGTTTTCAAGTGGTGGTCAGAGCGGCCTGCATTGTCGGTCTATGCCAGCTGATCGCGGTTGTGATCGGGGAAGGGTACTTACGCCTGACGGGATCCCTTTTGGAAACCCGCAGCCTTGTGACTATAGTGTGGCCTTCGATACCGGCTCGGGTTTTCTTTGAGGCACAGCTTTATGGCCTGGATCGAATCGCCTGGGAGGTGGATCCCGTTTTGGTGCCACGTCTGAAGTCATTTTACTATTGGTCTCCCCTAGCTGGGACGATGAGTTTGATTCTCAGTCAGATTGCATTAACGGAGGAGAGTCGATTTTGGCGGTGGGTTGGACTCATCGGTGCAGTGCTAACGCTTCGGTTCTCAGCAGCTCGTATGGCTCAACTGGCTTTTGGGGCAGCAACTCTGATCAGTCTCTGGTTTGGCAGTCGCTGGGGACGTCGAATCATGAACTGGTTGGCGATTCCCCTGGCAGCAACTTCTCCATTTTTAATTGGCGGCTTTACCTGGTATCTCTTCAATTATCGACGGGACTCCTTCACGCTACGTCAGGAGATGTATCGGGAGGCTTTTGAAGCCTTTCTGGATTCTCCTTTTTTTGGCTATGGGGCTCAAGGGCATTCCAGGATTACCCACCACCCGCTGGGATCCCACTCCCAGGTTCTTTCTTCTCTTTATCAAACTGGGGCGATTGGCTCCACTTTGCTTATTTTGGCTTGGCTGGCTATAGCTGTAGCGTTGGTGAATTGGGTATTAAAACATCCTCATTTATCACCCTGTTTGGGAGCTTGGGTTGGGCTTACGTTTGTCATGCTCACCGAGGAGTATCACGCTGCAAGTGTTACTGCTTTTACTCTATCGGCTTGGTTGGGTTGTGCCTGGAATTGGGGGGAGCAGGCTATTCGTCGTCAGTGGTTACCGCCATGGTGGCAAGAACCTCCTTTCCCATGGCAACAGCGCGTTTAA
- a CDS encoding glycosyl hydrolase encodes MLNRFLRKSSFLSIKGMSIAVALMTASIVFACSGSITGISSKLFVRVDPFYGVEVGNDANVSRIISVLQDLKISTVRLWANVNWNERREPTSGVFDRARQLKQAGFRVIVLFQNREVPSSTTAVKSYFDWVQTLPGIRESIDIWEILNELEGSKYWLGTGSQYVQLVLKPAWESLHAHREKVLGGSFSAWQETGWNTSVTQEYLAAGYLNYVDYAGSHPYTFTVEQMKRHLNEVKQLYGSKPIIITEWNFLPQARADHRRDYQKWRQMLDEVLPYVKGQVLTVCYFRLHQLRSEGGWPGLIDYENRPVNPFYEMYRSWTRSV; translated from the coding sequence ATGCTGAACCGTTTTCTTCGTAAATCTAGTTTCCTGAGTATTAAAGGGATGAGCATTGCAGTTGCCCTGATGACTGCGTCCATTGTTTTTGCTTGCTCTGGTTCAATTACAGGAATATCAAGCAAGTTGTTTGTAAGAGTTGATCCATTTTATGGAGTAGAAGTGGGAAATGATGCCAACGTGTCTAGAATTATTTCTGTCTTACAGGATTTGAAGATCAGTACAGTTCGTCTCTGGGCTAATGTAAATTGGAATGAGCGCCGTGAACCTACTAGTGGTGTTTTTGATCGAGCCCGACAGTTAAAGCAAGCTGGATTCAGGGTCATTGTTCTATTCCAAAACCGTGAAGTTCCTTCCTCTACAACTGCGGTCAAATCTTATTTTGATTGGGTACAAACTCTGCCAGGCATTAGAGAGTCTATCGATATCTGGGAGATTCTCAATGAGTTGGAGGGTAGCAAGTATTGGTTAGGAACGGGTAGTCAGTATGTGCAGTTGGTGCTCAAGCCAGCCTGGGAATCATTACATGCTCATAGGGAGAAGGTTCTTGGAGGATCTTTCTCCGCTTGGCAGGAAACAGGTTGGAATACCAGTGTTACACAAGAGTACTTAGCAGCAGGGTATCTGAACTACGTAGACTATGCTGGCAGTCATCCTTATACCTTTACAGTTGAGCAGATGAAGCGGCACTTAAATGAAGTGAAGCAATTATACGGATCCAAGCCAATCATCATCACTGAATGGAACTTTTTGCCACAGGCTCGAGCTGATCACCGTAGGGATTATCAGAAGTGGCGGCAGATGCTAGACGAGGTGCTGCCTTACGTAAAGGGGCAGGTCTTGACCGTTTGCTATTTCCGTCTACATCAGTTGCGTAGTGAGGGTGGCTGGCCTGGTTTGATCGATTACGAAAATCGTCCAGTTAATCCCTTCTATGAAATGTATCGTTCTTGGACTCGATCAGTTTAG
- a CDS encoding glycosyltransferase family 2 protein, with amino-acid sequence MNPTPTVSVIVPAYNVQQYITEALQSLICQTWQDFEVLIVNDGSTDSTAEVVETWCQRDPRFHLLSKPNGGLASARNWGIRHAHGELIALLDADDRYLPQKIASHVEILQRHLDVGVVYSASKVIRDDGRPTWLTLSGRPVHSDPLLAMLCKNFIGHGSNAIFRRELFDQIGGFDESLRSCEDLDFWIKVAEQGSHRFYRHPQALCEYRVRPSGLSFNVKKMQECGEQVLQAAFNRSKEKVEPMMPTAYAFFYRLLARLALTAQEPGLAKEYIAKAIASDRSIFWRDPRSLLTLIAVRLQSVSRPLIQFSLDPRSS; translated from the coding sequence ATGAATCCCACTCCAACAGTAAGTGTCATTGTTCCTGCCTACAATGTGCAGCAGTATATCACTGAGGCTCTTCAGTCTCTTATTTGTCAGACCTGGCAGGACTTTGAAGTGTTGATTGTTAATGACGGTTCCACAGATAGCACTGCAGAGGTTGTAGAAACTTGGTGTCAAAGGGATCCCCGCTTCCATCTTCTATCAAAACCAAATGGGGGACTAGCTTCTGCTCGCAATTGGGGAATTCGTCACGCTCATGGTGAGTTAATTGCTCTACTGGATGCTGATGATCGCTATCTTCCCCAAAAGATAGCTAGCCATGTTGAGATATTGCAACGACATTTAGATGTTGGTGTTGTTTACAGCGCCTCGAAGGTGATTCGGGACGATGGGCGTCCAACTTGGCTAACTCTAAGTGGTCGCCCAGTACATTCAGATCCTCTACTGGCCATGCTTTGTAAGAATTTTATCGGTCACGGCTCAAATGCAATATTTCGAAGAGAACTGTTTGATCAAATTGGAGGGTTTGATGAAAGCTTACGAAGCTGTGAAGATCTTGACTTTTGGATTAAAGTAGCAGAACAGGGATCCCATCGTTTTTACAGACATCCACAAGCTTTATGTGAATACCGAGTTCGACCCAGTGGATTATCATTCAATGTCAAAAAAATGCAGGAATGTGGTGAACAAGTCTTACAAGCTGCTTTTAACCGTTCTAAAGAGAAGGTGGAGCCAATGATGCCTACAGCTTACGCTTTTTTCTATCGTCTCCTAGCTCGCTTGGCTTTGACAGCTCAAGAACCTGGGTTAGCCAAAGAGTATATTGCTAAGGCTATTGCTAGTGACAGATCCATTTTCTGGCGGGATCCCCGCTCATTGCTAACGTTAATTGCTGTTCGTTTGCAGTCTGTTTCACGCCCCTTGATTCAGTTTTCTTTGGATCCTCGTTCTTCCTAA
- a CDS encoding lipopolysaccharide biosynthesis protein, producing the protein MTTLEASPPDNLRSRLFSGLRWKVGSQVMQQLLNLGSAVVMARLLSPEDFGLLSMASVFTGIVYVVLDLGLGAALVQRKNIEPQHVSSIFWMNVSVGLCLSLMGIALSWPIAIFYKTPAVQWVIAALACCFSIAALGSTQEALLTRKMHFRALEFRRMLSHLVGIITGLIMAYLGWGVWSLVGRIVITSLLGTALLWYISSWRPTWKFRWVDVREMSGFSNDVLGGNLLGYVGRNADNLLIGRFLGAIELGFYSMAYNLMTAPLDRIAQVLAGVLFPALSRQQENLSKVKQSWFRASQLVVAVVIPLVVGLILLAPELVQVFYGEKWLPAVPILQILAVRALVVSLKALDGTVLMAIGQTRLRLNMIALSVGVAVLSFLIGIPFGIRGVALSFTSFTSLISMIGLYLTLKCVNSSFVAYFGNLSGILFATAGMTVGVFTMKLIWLDSAVNLLMTAILLGGILYLRLLQLMAPDVIQQGIGILPNHWANKFLRFSTRSNSQVP; encoded by the coding sequence ATGACGACCCTTGAAGCATCACCTCCAGACAACTTGCGTTCTCGCCTTTTCAGTGGACTACGTTGGAAGGTGGGATCCCAAGTAATGCAGCAGTTATTAAATTTGGGTAGCGCAGTGGTGATGGCCCGTTTGCTTTCACCTGAGGATTTCGGTTTGCTGTCCATGGCAAGTGTATTCACAGGGATTGTTTATGTAGTATTAGATCTAGGACTGGGAGCAGCACTAGTTCAACGTAAAAACATAGAGCCACAGCATGTTTCTAGTATTTTTTGGATGAATGTAAGTGTAGGGCTTTGCCTTTCTCTCATGGGGATTGCCCTCTCCTGGCCAATTGCTATCTTCTACAAAACTCCAGCAGTGCAATGGGTTATTGCAGCCCTAGCTTGTTGCTTCTCAATTGCTGCATTGGGTAGTACTCAGGAAGCTCTGCTCACCAGAAAAATGCACTTTCGAGCACTAGAATTTCGTCGGATGTTAAGCCATCTTGTGGGTATAATTACGGGCTTAATAATGGCATATTTAGGTTGGGGAGTCTGGAGCTTGGTGGGCCGTATTGTCATAACCAGTTTGTTAGGAACAGCGTTGCTTTGGTATATCTCAAGTTGGCGACCCACTTGGAAATTTCGTTGGGTAGATGTACGGGAGATGAGTGGCTTTAGCAACGATGTCTTAGGAGGAAACCTATTGGGATATGTGGGGCGGAATGCCGACAACCTCTTGATTGGAAGATTCCTGGGTGCTATTGAGCTAGGCTTCTATAGTATGGCTTACAATTTGATGACAGCTCCGTTGGATCGGATTGCTCAGGTGTTAGCAGGAGTCCTGTTCCCGGCTCTATCTCGACAACAGGAGAATCTGAGTAAAGTCAAGCAGAGTTGGTTTAGAGCCAGCCAGTTGGTTGTAGCAGTGGTTATCCCCCTTGTTGTCGGACTCATCCTTTTGGCACCTGAATTGGTACAGGTATTCTATGGCGAAAAATGGCTGCCGGCAGTACCTATTTTGCAGATCTTAGCAGTACGAGCTTTGGTAGTCAGCTTGAAGGCCCTTGATGGAACGGTTTTAATGGCGATTGGTCAAACTCGCTTGCGACTCAACATGATTGCTCTGTCGGTAGGAGTAGCTGTTTTATCCTTCTTGATTGGGATCCCATTTGGTATTCGGGGTGTGGCTTTGAGTTTCACCAGCTTCACTTCTCTCATATCGATGATCGGCTTGTATCTGACTCTAAAGTGCGTCAATTCTAGCTTCGTTGCCTACTTCGGCAACTTAAGTGGAATCCTGTTTGCTACAGCTGGAATGACGGTTGGTGTCTTTACAATGAAGCTGATTTGGCTAGATTCTGCGGTCAATCTACTGATGACAGCTATTTTGCTGGGAGGAATTCTTTACTTGAGATTGTTGCAGCTGATGGCTCCAGACGTAATTCAGCAAGGGATTGGCATTTTGCCCAACCACTGGGCGAATAAGTTTTTGCGTTTTAGCACTCGTTCTAATTCACAGGTTCCTTAA